A window from Candidatus Latescibacterota bacterium encodes these proteins:
- a CDS encoding MOSC domain-containing protein, with translation MRTMNTLGRVVGLWRYPIKSMAAEPLQEVELSWQGLAGDRRWAFVRGGMEKSNFPWLTIRQLPELWHYRPRFLEPGKPESSATHVHTPDGRELDVTDPALAAELGHDARVIRQNRGAFDVFPVSVISTQTVASLGAALGTNLDVLRFRPNLLIEATGDAAHPEDDWVGATLRIGDAEIRVDKRDGRCVVITVDPATGAPDPAILRAVAQTREGCLGVYGSTVRPGRVALGDAVVLG, from the coding sequence ATGCGAACGATGAACACCCTCGGCCGCGTCGTCGGCCTCTGGCGCTATCCGATCAAGTCGATGGCAGCCGAGCCGCTGCAAGAGGTCGAGCTCTCCTGGCAAGGGCTGGCCGGCGACCGCCGCTGGGCCTTCGTCCGCGGCGGCATGGAGAAGAGCAACTTCCCCTGGCTCACGATCCGACAGCTTCCGGAGCTCTGGCACTACCGGCCGCGCTTCCTCGAGCCAGGCAAGCCGGAGAGCTCCGCCACCCACGTGCACACGCCGGACGGCCGCGAACTCGACGTGACGGACCCCGCGCTGGCCGCCGAGCTGGGGCACGACGCGCGCGTGATCCGTCAGAATCGCGGCGCCTTCGACGTGTTCCCGGTGTCGGTCATCAGCACGCAAACTGTCGCCTCCCTCGGCGCCGCGCTCGGGACCAATCTCGACGTCCTTCGCTTCCGTCCCAACCTACTGATCGAAGCGACGGGCGACGCGGCCCATCCCGAGGACGACTGGGTCGGCGCGACCCTGCGGATCGGAGACGCGGAGATCCGCGTCGACAAGCGCGATGGACGCTGCGTGGTGATCACCGTGGATCCGGCGACGGGCGCGCCCGACCCCGCGATCCTGCGCGCCGTCGCCCAGACGCGCGAAGGCTGCCTCGGCGTGTATGGATCGACCGTGCGGCCGGGGCGCGTGGCCCTGGGCGACGCGGTCGTCCTCGGCTAG
- a CDS encoding T9SS type A sorting domain-containing protein, whose amino-acid sequence MSTRTNTRAGLLLAAILLAGAAGTAMAGANETPGADHKPHRFSAFSPCQWEFGQRDINIFQAWVVAHQHYTQGAVYADATNDASTGGAGIDNFFTFCTNKAADVMLVASHGWNQPSTGIAQFPPTPEGLAARDSIFNYWNGIFAAGSINKHTWLRPNGTVRSYHIRATQTFYTTYFQTPRALAWWATCWSSFLGMTGVAEARCFLGYDNVVASTKCYCDETKVLRRMDGQEGQDKRPLQAAAAGINGFCPPGGARLHTQGRLNTTLSPSVTGHAPIGIVCAQTHGFVTFDTSLETRVNPASVVQAFGDGYLTNHTWVGDDRIEFDVIPTDPCPQIFYDVFESRARSNADRARLDGNTNPQVNARGPNRDDYVWLTHCVCPVDSVPWIPYGPGEAIGPVVPGEPARIGIGIAGEAVGGGTVQATLTDALGWTPAQTQDVILTGPDDFQLVLWELPVPEGVEYGTVDDVVITCVADDFFNQIFVTVTVDGAVGFQLQDPAYGLPGELQTAGLVLENNTDAPVALSGLTVTTSAPDWTVLALDTDTWTLPEHSSTETGFVFQVPFTAPPGATAPVEIQGLIDGAPFTRVLGDLLAGVPLLVRAEEPQDFVVGNPNASIPIQIESLALTDLPLNWSCTDSNGFPCFAECPPVISPGDVLPGQIFVGLPPDPSLVGQEGLINVTAESDAGFSFETALNYVVGPSLKVVTLFTDPQLSDPLYIGSAAPQSFDLPFLLGNPLPLEQQGFAYLSLPGLTIDPPGGLPFIIPPTEPGLELQFQALVSPGTPTGLYEGELQIVTTEGGGDRGLGDQLIPVEVEVFNPVVVDVNERGISGEAGDILVLGGTLHNLRQDAPMSGNYSWTDAKGWLLSDVIEAYTLGPGERDSVSVEIELPTGVVAYADSDSVALNVDMLLDTGEGAIGNAGLWVYVLDTGGTGVDDGAPAFDDLAGIYPNPFNPTAMLRFTLARDQDITLSVHDITGRRLNVLASGRWEAGTHELRWDGRDEAARALPSGVYLVRLRTDEGVQSEKAILLR is encoded by the coding sequence ATGAGTACCAGGACGAACACGCGCGCGGGGCTCCTCCTCGCGGCGATCCTGCTGGCCGGGGCGGCCGGCACGGCGATGGCCGGGGCGAACGAGACGCCCGGCGCCGATCACAAGCCCCACCGCTTCAGCGCTTTCTCCCCCTGCCAGTGGGAGTTCGGCCAGCGGGACATCAACATCTTCCAGGCCTGGGTGGTGGCGCACCAGCACTACACCCAGGGCGCCGTCTACGCCGACGCCACCAACGACGCCAGCACCGGCGGCGCGGGCATCGACAACTTCTTCACCTTCTGCACGAACAAGGCGGCGGACGTGATGCTCGTCGCCTCGCACGGCTGGAACCAGCCGTCAACGGGCATCGCGCAGTTCCCGCCGACGCCGGAGGGCCTGGCGGCGCGCGACTCGATCTTCAACTACTGGAACGGCATCTTCGCGGCCGGCAGCATCAACAAGCACACCTGGCTGCGCCCCAACGGCACCGTGCGCTCCTATCACATCCGCGCCACGCAGACCTTCTACACGACCTACTTCCAGACGCCGCGGGCCCTTGCCTGGTGGGCCACCTGCTGGTCCTCCTTCCTCGGCATGACAGGGGTCGCGGAAGCGCGCTGCTTCCTGGGCTACGACAACGTCGTGGCGAGCACGAAGTGCTACTGCGACGAGACGAAGGTGCTGAGGCGGATGGACGGCCAGGAGGGCCAGGACAAGCGGCCACTGCAGGCCGCCGCGGCGGGCATCAACGGCTTCTGTCCGCCGGGCGGGGCGCGGCTGCACACCCAGGGGAGACTCAACACCACGCTCTCGCCCTCGGTGACCGGCCATGCGCCGATCGGCATCGTCTGCGCGCAGACTCACGGCTTCGTGACCTTCGACACGTCCCTGGAAACCCGCGTCAACCCGGCGTCTGTGGTGCAGGCCTTCGGTGACGGGTATCTCACGAATCACACCTGGGTCGGCGACGATCGCATCGAGTTCGACGTGATCCCCACCGATCCCTGCCCCCAGATCTTCTACGATGTCTTCGAATCCAGGGCTCGCAGCAACGCTGACCGCGCGCGGCTCGACGGCAATACGAATCCCCAGGTGAACGCGCGCGGCCCCAACCGCGACGACTACGTGTGGCTCACCCACTGCGTCTGCCCGGTGGACTCGGTGCCGTGGATCCCCTACGGGCCCGGCGAGGCCATCGGCCCCGTGGTGCCGGGCGAGCCGGCGCGGATCGGCATCGGCATCGCCGGCGAGGCGGTGGGAGGCGGGACCGTCCAGGCCACGCTCACCGACGCCCTGGGCTGGACGCCGGCGCAGACGCAGGACGTGATCCTGACGGGGCCGGACGACTTCCAGCTCGTGCTCTGGGAGCTGCCGGTGCCCGAGGGCGTGGAGTACGGGACGGTGGACGACGTCGTCATCACCTGCGTCGCGGACGACTTCTTCAACCAGATCTTCGTCACCGTGACTGTGGACGGCGCGGTCGGCTTCCAGCTGCAGGATCCCGCCTACGGACTGCCGGGCGAGCTGCAGACGGCCGGCCTGGTCCTCGAGAACAACACGGACGCTCCGGTGGCACTCAGCGGGCTGACCGTGACCACCAGCGCGCCCGACTGGACCGTGCTCGCACTGGACACCGACACCTGGACCCTGCCCGAGCACTCGAGCACGGAGACCGGGTTCGTCTTCCAGGTGCCCTTCACGGCGCCGCCCGGCGCGACGGCCCCGGTCGAGATCCAGGGCCTGATCGACGGCGCGCCCTTCACCCGGGTGCTCGGCGATCTGCTCGCGGGCGTGCCGCTGCTCGTCAGGGCCGAGGAACCGCAGGACTTCGTCGTGGGCAATCCCAACGCCAGCATCCCGATCCAGATCGAGAGCCTCGCGCTCACGGACCTGCCGCTGAACTGGTCATGCACGGACAGCAACGGCTTCCCCTGCTTCGCCGAGTGTCCGCCGGTGATCTCGCCGGGGGACGTCCTGCCGGGCCAGATCTTCGTGGGGCTGCCGCCGGATCCATCGCTGGTGGGGCAAGAGGGCCTGATCAACGTGACGGCCGAGAGCGACGCCGGCTTCAGCTTCGAGACGGCGTTGAACTACGTCGTCGGACCCTCCCTGAAGGTCGTGACGCTCTTCACCGATCCGCAGCTCTCCGACCCGCTCTACATCGGCAGCGCGGCGCCGCAGAGCTTCGACCTGCCGTTCCTGCTGGGCAATCCGCTGCCGCTCGAGCAGCAGGGCTTCGCCTACCTCTCCCTGCCCGGCCTGACGATCGATCCGCCCGGCGGGCTGCCCTTCATCATCCCGCCCACGGAGCCGGGCCTCGAGCTGCAGTTCCAGGCGCTCGTGTCGCCGGGCACGCCGACTGGCCTCTACGAGGGCGAACTGCAGATCGTCACCACCGAAGGCGGCGGTGACCGCGGCCTGGGCGATCAGCTCATCCCGGTCGAGGTCGAGGTCTTCAACCCGGTGGTGGTGGACGTCAACGAGCGCGGCATCAGCGGCGAAGCGGGGGACATCCTGGTACTCGGCGGCACGCTCCACAATCTCCGTCAAGATGCGCCCATGAGCGGCAACTACTCCTGGACGGACGCGAAGGGCTGGCTCCTCAGCGACGTGATCGAAGCCTACACGCTGGGACCCGGCGAGCGGGACTCCGTCTCGGTGGAGATCGAGTTGCCGACCGGGGTCGTCGCCTACGCGGACTCCGACTCGGTGGCTCTGAACGTCGACATGCTCCTCGACACGGGCGAGGGTGCGATCGGCAACGCCGGCCTCTGGGTCTACGTCCTCGACACGGGGGGGACGGGCGTCGACGACGGCGCGCCGGCCTTCGACGACCTCGCGGGCATCTACCCCAATCCCTTCAACCCGACGGCGATGCTCCGCTTCACGCTGGCCCGGGACCAGGACATCACGCTCAGCGTCCACGACATCACGGGACGCCGGCTCAACGTCCTCGCCTCGGGACGCTGGGAGGCGGGTACCCACGAGCTGCGCTGGGACGGACGCGACGAAGCGGCCCGCGCCCTGCCGAGCGGCGTCTACCTCGTCCGCCTGCGGACGGACGAGGGCGTGCAGAGCGAGAAGGCGATCCTGCTGAGGTAG
- a CDS encoding metal-dependent transcriptional regulator, with product MAMVTEAVEDYLKAIYTLSKESPTGEAGMSRVAAVVGVTTGTATAMAKKLAVAKLARYQRFGGVSLTAKGTRAAVDIIRRHRLIETFLVQTLKLDWSVVHEEAERVEHAVSPRVLEALDAFLGRPEVDPHGDPIPDADGRFRETRALPLRDLQAGASVRIVRIVDQDERFLLFAAEHGLRPGAQLMVLAADAVAQSITVQADGAPVTLALAAAEKILVGAR from the coding sequence ATGGCGATGGTGACGGAAGCCGTCGAGGACTATCTCAAGGCGATCTACACGCTGAGCAAGGAATCGCCGACGGGCGAGGCCGGCATGAGCAGGGTGGCGGCGGTGGTGGGGGTGACCACCGGGACGGCCACGGCCATGGCCAAGAAGCTGGCCGTCGCCAAGCTCGCGCGCTATCAGCGCTTCGGGGGCGTTTCGCTCACGGCCAAGGGGACGCGCGCGGCGGTGGACATCATCCGGCGCCACCGGCTGATCGAGACCTTCCTCGTGCAGACGCTCAAGCTCGACTGGTCCGTGGTCCACGAGGAGGCCGAGCGCGTGGAGCACGCCGTGTCGCCGCGGGTGCTCGAAGCGCTGGACGCGTTCCTCGGCCGCCCCGAGGTGGATCCCCACGGCGACCCCATTCCGGACGCCGATGGCCGCTTCCGCGAGACGCGCGCCCTTCCACTGCGCGATCTGCAGGCCGGCGCGAGCGTGCGCATCGTGCGCATCGTCGACCAGGACGAGCGCTTCCTGCTCTTCGCCGCCGAGCACGGGCTCAGGCCCGGGGCGCAGCTGATGGTGCTGGCCGCCGACGCCGTCGCGCAGTCGATCACGGTGCAGGCGGACGGTGCGCCCGTTACGCTTGCGCTCGCCGCGGCCGAGAAGATCCTGGTGGGCGCGCGCTAG
- a CDS encoding DtxR family transcriptional regulator: MNAGTVLIVASAAAVLAFWPRHGLWARWRRAQGLACRIRREDALKHILKSQANGRTPTISSLAGALQISTARAARVLEELQAHELLAVEGGQLRLRTAGREMALHIVRAHRLWESYLAEHTGIAESQWHPLAEHQEHLLTPEQADALAARLGHPTHDPHGDQIPALDGALESEIGRSLNSVPPDTPVMITHIEDEPEAVYRQLIAQGLRRGMRVFVIEQTPARIRFWADGDEHVLAPVLAESVTVDLLPEYQTADLVDEEYLSNLKPGDSARVLDLSPACRGQERRRLLDLGFVPGTEVVVDRVSPAGDPTAYRLRGTVVALRREQAGLIRVEPSSDTRKAASQ; the protein is encoded by the coding sequence ATGAACGCCGGCACGGTACTGATCGTCGCCTCGGCCGCCGCGGTGCTCGCGTTCTGGCCTCGCCACGGCCTCTGGGCGCGCTGGCGGCGGGCCCAGGGGCTCGCCTGCCGCATCCGCCGGGAAGACGCGCTCAAGCACATCCTCAAGAGCCAGGCCAACGGTCGCACGCCCACGATCAGCAGCCTCGCCGGCGCGCTTCAGATCAGCACGGCGCGTGCCGCCCGGGTACTCGAGGAGCTCCAGGCGCACGAGCTGCTGGCCGTCGAGGGAGGGCAGCTGCGGCTGCGGACGGCCGGCCGCGAGATGGCGCTGCACATCGTGCGCGCACATCGCCTCTGGGAAAGCTACCTCGCCGAGCACACGGGCATCGCCGAGAGCCAGTGGCACCCGCTGGCGGAGCACCAGGAGCATCTGCTCACGCCGGAGCAGGCCGACGCGCTCGCCGCCCGGCTCGGCCATCCCACGCACGACCCCCACGGCGACCAGATCCCCGCGCTCGACGGCGCGCTGGAGAGCGAGATCGGCCGCTCGCTGAACAGCGTGCCGCCGGACACGCCCGTCATGATCACCCACATCGAGGACGAACCCGAGGCGGTCTACCGGCAGCTGATCGCGCAGGGTTTGCGGCGCGGCATGCGGGTCTTCGTCATCGAGCAGACGCCCGCGCGCATCCGGTTCTGGGCCGACGGCGACGAGCACGTCCTCGCGCCCGTGCTGGCCGAGAGCGTGACCGTGGACCTCCTGCCCGAGTACCAGACCGCGGACCTGGTGGACGAGGAGTACCTCTCGAATCTCAAGCCCGGCGACAGCGCGCGGGTGCTCGATCTGTCGCCCGCCTGCCGCGGGCAGGAGCGACGGCGCCTTCTCGATCTCGGCTTCGTGCCCGGCACCGAGGTGGTGGTGGACCGCGTCAGCCCCGCGGGCGATCCCACGGCCTACCGCCTGCGCGGAACCGTGGTGGCGCTGCGCCGCGAGCAGGCCGGACTCATCCGCGTCGAGCCCTCGAGCGACACCCGAAAGGCGGCCAGCCAATGA